TGGATCAACTCTTGCGCGAGAATCCGGCCCGGGCATTCGCCATTCGCGTGCGCGCCCTTTAAACCACACCGGCGTGCGTGCGGCCCTTCGCCGGGTCAGGTGCCCGGACTAAAACCGGTTTCGGTCCAACCGCCGGGGATGCCCGAAAACTTGCCGCGCCGGGGGGCATCGCCCACACTTGCTGCGCAATCATGAACACTGCCGAGCCCAAGGTCCGTGCCGTGCTCGCCTCGGTGGGGGGAACCCCCGACCCGCTCCTGAAGGTCCTGCGGCATTATCAACCGGAACACGTGTGGTACTTTTGCTCGCCCGACAGCCGCGCCACGGCAGAAGCCGTGCAGGCGCAACTCGAGTGGCGACCGCTGGCGCGCTACATCGAGGTGGAACGGTATGAGGAGCTGGGTCCGTGTTATCGGGAATTGCGTCGCAGGATCCCGGAGATCCTTCGCGAAGCAAGGGTGCTGCCCGAGGAGGTGTTGGTGGATTACACCGGGGGCACCAAGACGATGAGCGCGGCGCTGGTGCTGGCCGGGATCGAAAGCTTTCACCGGTTCGGCTACGTGGGCGGCCACCAGCGGGACAGGCAGGGACTGGGTGCCGTCATTCCCGGCACCGAGAAACGCGTTGAACAATGCAATCCCTGGCACGAACTGGCCGTTCGTGAACTGGAGAAGGTCAAGGAGCTGTGGGACCATCACCTGTACGAGCCGGCGGCCGACATACTGAAGCAGACCGCTCCCAAGGTGCCCAAACGCCGGCGGTTCGAAGCTTTCGCCTCTTTGGCAAGCGGGCTGGCCGCCCGACACCGCTTGGACTTCTCAAAAGCCAACAGCCTTTTGCACACTGCGCTGGGTCGTCTGGAGCTGGTGTACGAGGGGCAGGAGGATCACGGCCTGATTGCCTGGGCACGGCGATGCAGAGAGATCTGTGAGGCATGCACGGAACCTGCCAACGAGGAGCTGCTGCTGCGCGAACTGCTGGACAATGCATTGCGCACGGCCTCGCAGTGCCGGTACGAAGACGCCGCCGCACGGCTCTACCGGGCCATGGAATTGCAGGGCCAGATCTGGTTGAAGACCGCCACCGGCGGGCTCATCGTTCACGGGCATTGCTCGGCCGGGGACTGGTCCCGGTTGCCCGAGCCGCTCAAGGCACAGCCATTTTGCCAGCCCGGAGAGGACGGCAACGTCAAGCTGAGCATGGAACAGGTCTTTCGGGCTTTGGCAGTTTTGGACCATCCGCAGGCCCGGGTTGTGGTGGCGGATCTTGATCAGGGTAGGAAAAGCCGGTGGCGCATGGCCACCGAAAAACGAAACGCAGGGATCCTCGCGCATGGCGTGAAGCCGGTGGGTAAGGACGGCTTCGAAGAAATGAAAGCCCTGGCCTCGGAATTTCTCGGGTTCGACCTGCAAAAAGAGGCCAACCCGATTCCGGCCTTCCGACTGGAATGGCTGGAGTGAACAGATCCTCGCGCGGCGGGCGAGAGCCGGCGGGTAACCGGGGCTCACGCGTCCTCTTTCCATTCCACGGCACGGCAGGACGGGCTTGGGGCTTGCGCGGGGGCGTTGAGTCCGTTTTGCCCCGGGCTCCTGGCATGGTTTTGCGGATCTGACTCTCACTTGGGGCCCTGGCCGGCCCATGGCAGCCGTTCGACGCAGGGGACCGCACAAAAGGGCGCCCAACCCAGTGGCAGGGCATCACCGGCTCTGTTTTTGGCCTTCGAATGGCAGCCGGCAGCCGGTTCGCCACGGACCCAGCCGGGCGCAGATCCATCCTCGGACTCCGCGAACGTGACCTTGGCAGGGCGTTCGACCCCCGGCCCGCAGGCTTTTGCGTCCTGCCCCTGACTTGGGTGTGATTGGCAGCGTTGGCATTCGGTGTTGCCGGTCGAAAGATGGCCGGTAGCGGCTTCCGAGCGAGTGCGGGATGCCCGATGATGATCGGCGTGGCGGCCTGAGTGCCCTCGGCGGCGAGCTCGTCCACAGTGCAGGAGCGGGTTTGGGCGAAGTGCGAAGGGTTCGTTCGCACGGTCCGCAAGTGGGACTGTGAACCCGGTGTTTTCGCGGTGCACCGCCGGGCTTGTTCAGATCCGGGCGACCGGGTATAGGATGAGGCTCCATGGCGCCGGTGCGGCCGGGGCGCGCAGTGTGGTTTCGGCCGGGCCGACGCCGCTGAGAAGGGAGGATGGGAACCGGGAAATGAATGATTCGAGGGTTGAGCTCGTTTCCACCGATTTCGACGGCACCATTTTTGCCGAGTTTGAACAGCCGCCGTTGTCCCCGCGGTTTTTGGACTGGATCCGCCGGTTTCAACGGGCCGGGGGCCGTTGGGTGATCAACACGGGTCGTGACCTGGGTTCGTTGCTGGAGGCGCTGGCCCGGGCCGGGTCGCCGGTCTGGCCCGATTTTTTGGTATTGGTGGAGCGGGAGGTGTACATCCACGAGCAGGGCACTTACGTGGAATGGGCGGAATGGAACCGGGCCTGTCACCGGGCGCACAATGAACTGTTCGAGCGGGTACGGCCGCATGTGCCCGAGCTGGCGGCCTGGGTGGAGGAACGGTTCCAGGCCACGGTGTATGCCGATGCGTGGTCGCCGTTCTGCGTGGTGGCGGCCCACGCCGGGGACGCGGATGCGATCGAGGCCCGGGCGCGTGAGCTGTGCCGCCGGATTCCCGGCCTGGATTATGTGCGGAACGATGTGTACGCGCGGTTCGGCCATGCGGACTACAACAAGGGCACGGCCCTGACCGCCCTGGCCCGGCGTTTGGGGTTGGGCCCGGACCGGATCTTTGCGGCGGGGGATCATTACAATGACCTGCCCATGTTAAGGCCGGAGGTTGCGGGTTACCTGGCCGCGCCGGCCAATGCGGTGGAGGCGGTGCAGGACGCCGTTCGGCGGGCGGGCGGGCATGTCAGTAGCCAGCCGCACGGTGAGGGGGTGGTCGAGGCGCTGGAACGACTCACGAACAACGGCGGTTGAAAGAACGCACCCGACGCCGTCCCAGGTCCGGATCAATCGAAGTCGGTCGGCAACGCGGGATTTGCCGCGTGTTCGAACAGGCGGTGGATCTGTTCCGGCAACACGCGGGTGAGGGACAACGGCGGCAGTCCGGCTCGAGGAAAAAACCCGGCCTGACGGATGCCGGTGCCGGGTCGGAGCGTGCCCCCGGTCGGCTCGCACAGGAAAAACAGCTTGTAGACGTGAAAGGGGAACGGTGGCTGGTGCGGGTGCAACGACCGGTCCAGGACCATGGCGAGTTTCGTCACCCGGACCTGCAGTCCGGCCTCCTCGAACACTTCGCGTCGGACGGCGTGGCTGGGGGCGTCGTTGACATCGGCCCAACCGCCCGGGAGGGTCCACAATCCATCCTCGTCCTCCTGAACCAGGAGGACCTGGTCGGCTTGGAAGACGGCGGCGCGGACGTCCACCTTGGGGGTGGCATAGCCGGTTTGGCGGAGGAAAAGGTCGCGGATGACCGGCACCGGCGTGTCGGATTGGAGTGCCATCAACTCCGCAGCCAGTTCGAGCAGCTCGGTATAGCGCTCGCGATCGTAAACGCCCTCGGTGTAGGTCAGGCCGTTTTGGGCCAGGGCCTGGATCCGACGGGCCAGACGGAGCAGGGTCGGTTCCGCCGGTGCAGACGATGTCGTCATGCGAGGAGGATGGGAGCGGTGAAAGGTTCTCGCAAGGTTCCGATGCGTTGGGGGCGGACCCGCGATGTGAGCCCCAAAGATTGCTACCCGGCCTTTGTTTCAGCGGCCTGTCGGCGCGGGTTTCCTGCGGGTGGGTTGGGTGGCGTGCGCCGGTGGACGAGGGGTTTCCGTGGGCTGGTGACTCGACAGGTTGCCGGACTGGTGCCATGTTTGGGCTCGTGCCGGCGGAGAAACTGGAAGCCTTGCGCGCGCGGTTGCGCGAGTACGGATCGTGCCTGATCGCCTATTCGGGCGGGGTGGACTCGGTCTTTCTGGCGGTGGTGGCGCATCAGACGTTGGGGGACCGTGCGCTGGCGGTGATTGCGGATTCGCCGAGTCTGCCCCGGCAGGAACTGGCCGAGGCGTTGGAGCTGGCCCGGCGGTTTGGGTTTCCGGTGCGGGTGGTACGCACGCGGGAGTTTGAAAACCCGCAGTACCTGGCCAATCCGGTGGACCGTTGTTACTTTTGCAAGACGGAGTTGTTCGAGGTGCTGGTTCCGTTGGCGCGGGCCGAAGGGTTTGCCGTGATTGTTTACGGGGAAAACGCCAGTGACGTGGGCGACTGGCGGCCGGGCGCCCGGGCGGCTGCCGAGCATCAGGTGCGGGCGCCGTTGAAGGAGGTGGGCCTGACCAAGTCGGAGATCCGTGCCCTGTCGGCCGCCATGGGCCTGCCCACGGCCGACAAACCCCAAATGGCATGTTTGAGTTCGCGCATTCCTTACGGTGAGGCGGTGACGGTGGAAAAACTGCGCATGATTGAGGCCGCCGAGACCGTGCTGCGACGGTTGGGCTTTCGGGACGTCCGGGTCCGGCACCATGAACTGCCGCGGCCGGCGACCGGGCCGGCGTCGGGTGGGGCGGGTGCGCCCGCCGGGCGGTTGCCGGTAACCGGGCCGGCTCTGGCGCGGATTGAGGTGGGGCCGGACGAACTGCCCTTGTTGTGGGCCAACGGCACCGCGGTGAAGGTGGCCGAGGCGTTGAAGGCCATCGGCTACCAGCATGTAACGGTGGACCTGCTGGGGTATCGGCGGGGCAGCTTGAACGAGGCGGTGCGCCCGGGCAATCCCGGGGCCGGCGCCGGCGCCGGGGGCTGAGGATTTTCCGGGCTGCGCTCCCGGCGGGTGGAGCCGCGCGAGTCTCGACGGCCCGGCCCGGTGGGTTGGGAGGTCATTCCGGGGCCGGCAGACGCAACTTTTCGGAAGGTTTGGTGATTCGTCTTACGTAGGATGCCGCAGTTTGCATACAGGGCACGTCGCCGCACCGGCGAAGTGGTGGAAGGCGTGGTGGAGGGGCCGGACCGAACGGCGGTCCTGGCGCAATTGGAGCGTCTGGGATTGTTTCCGGTGGCCGTGGACGCAACCAAGGCGCCGGCCTCCGCCCAGGGTCGGTCGGAAGAAGCCCCTTCGGTCCTGCGCCGTCTCTGGCCGAGCAGTTGGCAGGAATGGCGTCGGCGCCCGCGCAAGCCGAAGCTGCAGGAACTGGCCACGTTCACGCAGCAACTGGCCAACCTGCTGCAGGCCGGGATGCCCCTGACGGTGGCCCTGCACAGCATGACCCACCTGGAGAGCCGGGGCATTCCGGCCGAGGTGGCTCGTCAATTGCGGCAGGAGGTCATGGAGGGCCGCAGCCTGTCCGATGCCATGGCGAAGCAACCGGCCATTTTTTCCGACCTGTACGTGAACATGGTCCGCGCCGGCGAACAGAGCGGGGCCCTGGTGGAGGTGTTGCGTCGGATGGCCGAGCATTTCGAGCGGTTTGCGCAGGTGCAGGCCCGGTTCAGTTCGGCCCTGGTGTATCCGGCGTTTGTGGCGTTGGTGGGGGTGGCGATCATCACGTTTTTCATGACCTACATGCTCCCGAAGTTTCTGACCATGTTCGAGGGCATGCAGGTTGAACTGCCCTGGATGACACGGGCGCTGGTGGGGCTGAGCCACTTTTTCTCGGGCTATTGGTGGCTGATTGTGCTGGTGCTTGTGACGGTATGGATTGTGTTCAAACGGTTTCAGGCCACGGAGGAAGGGCGCCGGCGAATTGATCAGTGGAAGCTGAACGCCCCCGTATTCGGCAGGGTGGTGCGGCTGCACCTGTTTGCCACGTTTGCCCGCACGCTATCGACCTTGTTGGAAAACGGCGTGCCGGTGCTCACTGCGCTCAAGATCACCGAGCAGGTGATCCCCAACCGGCTGATCAAGGAGGCGATCGCCCGGGCACGGGAGGATGTGACCGATGGCAAGAGCCTGGCCCAGCCGCTGGCCCGCAGCCGGCTGTTTCCGCAGTTGATGGTTGACCTGGTCAGGATCGGCGAGGAAACCGGCGACGTGCCGGGGGCATTGCGGAACCTGGCGGACACGTACGAGAACGAGCTGACCCTGGCGTTGCGGGTCATGACGAACATGATCGAGCCGGTCATGATCATTGTCATGGCCGTGGGCGTCGGGTTCCTGCTGTTGAGCGTGCTCTCGGCCATGTTCGCCATCACCTCCAACATCGCACGGTGAACACGCGCCCGGATCGTCCCAAAGCCCTTCATCGGTGCGGGCCGGTTGCCCGGCTCCGGGCGGCGCGGTTTTCGGGCCCGGGCTGGACACTCGTGGAGATCATGATCGTGGTGGCCATCCTGGGCATTGTCATGACGATGAGCATCCCGGCCTTTTCGCAACTGCGGCGGAAGGAGAATCTGCGTCAGGCTGTGGCGGATGTGGTGGAGGTGTGCAGCACGGCGCGGGCACGGGCCATCCTGGGAGGTCGGCCGGTGGAACTCTGGATCCGGCCGCAGGAAAAGCTGCTGTTTGTGGCGGGACCCGTGCCGGAGACGGGTGCGGAGGAGCCGCGTCCGTCCACCACCGCGCGCCTGCCCGCCACGCCCGGGGACGAAGCGCGGTCGGGCCTGCAGGCCCGCCTGCCGGACTCGATCAGCCTGGAGATGGTGGACGTGAATTTTGTGGAGTTCAAAGACGCCGAGCTGGCCCGCGTCCGGTTCTTCCCCAACGGTACCTGTGACGAGTTGACCCTGGTGCTGCGGTCGGATCGCAACGAATACCGGAAAATCTCGCTGGAAGTGACGACCGCGCTGGCCCAGGTCGAAACCCTGGGGGCCCGATGAAAGCCATGTTGTGCCCAGATAGGCGACCCGGGGTGCGACCGATCCGGGCGGGATGTCGGACCGGTGCCTTCACCCTCATTGAAGTGATGTTGGCGATGGCCATGTTTTTCATGGCCGTGTTTGCCATTCTGGCCCTGGTGTCCAACTCGCTCCGCAACGCCCGCGCACTGCAGCAGGATCGGGTCGACGCCGGCGCATTGGCGGCGTTCCTGACGGTCTCGAACCGCCTGGATGAAGGGCTTTACTCGGGCGACTTCGGAGATCTGTTCCCGGAGGAACAGTACGACTTTGAGGTGATTCCCATCACCAACGGCCTGGTCCGGGTGGACATGGTGGTGCGTCCGCGTCGCGGCCCCGGCGGACGTGTCTCGACCTTGAGCGTGTTGTTGTACCAAGGGCAGAACCCGCCCGGCACGGCCCTGCCGCTGCCGCCGCCCACACCGCGCCGATGAAGCCGCACCCTCTCCATCGCCCCTCGCGCGCCTTCACCCTGGTGGAGGCCATGCTGGCCGTGGCGATTCTGAGCCTGGTGGTGGCGGCCATTTACTCGAGCTGGACCGCCATCCTGCGTGCCTCGAAGGTGGGCCTGGACGCCGCCGCGCAGGCGCAACGATCGCGCATGGCCCTGCAAACCCTCGAGGACGCACTGACCACGGCCCAGATGTCCATGTTGAACGCCGATCTCTACGGCTTCCTCGCCCGGGGCGGCGATGAGGCGTTATTGACCTTTGTGGCGCGGCTGCCGCCGTCGTTTCCCCGGAGCGGTCGGTTCGGCGACCTGGCCGTGCGCCGGGTGATTTTCAAGGTGGAACCCGGGCCCGAGAACGATCGGGTGCTCACCCTGCGCCAGCATCCGCTGGTGCGGGACCTGGACGAGGACGAGGAAAACCATCCTTTGATCCTGGCGCGGGGGGTGCGCGGCCTGGACCTGTCGTTTTGGGACCTGCAGGCGGGCGATTGGACCGAGGAATGGACCCGCACCAATCAGCTGCCGCCGCTGGTACGGATCCGGTTGCGCCTGGAACCACCCGGTCGCCAGGGCGGTCGGCAGGAACGCGTGGTCACCCGTGTGGTGGCCATCCCGAGCCGGGGCTTGCCACCGCAGTTCCAGATGCCGCGCGCGGGCGCGCCGGCCGTGCCCGGCCAACCCCAGGTCATTCCCGGCGGGCCGGGTCAACCCCCGGTCATTCTCGCGCCGAACCCGGCGGTGCCGACGCCTGCGCCCGCCGTCCCCGGAGGCCGGCCATGAACCTGCGGATCCATCCCCGACCCGGTCGTTGCGGCGTTGCCCTGATCATTGTGATGATCGTGGTGCTGGTGCTCTCCATTTTGGCCGGCGGCTTTGCGTACTCCATGCGGGTGGAGACCAAACTGGCGCGCAACGCCCAATCGGAGTCCGAGTTGTTATGGTTGGGTCGGTCCGGGGTTGAACTGGCCCGGTACGTGTTGGGCGAGCAGCTGGCCCTGGGATGTGAACCCTATGATGCGCTGAACCAGGTGTGGGCGGGTGGTCCCGGTGGTTTGTGCACCTCCAACAGTCCGTTGGCGGGTGTGCAACTGACCGACGTTCAGCTCGGCTCCGGCCGGTTCAGCGTCCGCATCGTGGACCTGGAACGGAAGTTCAACATCAACGTGGCCGATGAACTCATCCTCCAGCACGCGTTCATCCTGATGGGGGTGGACCCGGGCGAGTTTCCCGCACTGGTCAGTGCCATTCTGGACTGGGTGGACCCGGATGACGACACGCATCTGAGCGGCGCCGAGAGCGACTATTACCAGACGCTGACTCCGCCCTACTACGCGAAGAACCGGCCGATGGAGGACCTGTCCGAGCTGCTCATGGTGCGGGGGATCACACCGGAGTTGTATTGGGGGCCTGCGGCCACCAACGCGGTGGCCGGCCGGTATGTGCCGAGGGCCGAAGCGCTGGGCATGGTGAGCTCCATGGTGACGCCGCCGGTGGGGTTGGTGGACCTGTTCACCACCGTCTCCTCCGGCAAGATCAACATCAACACCGCCCCTGTGAGCACCCTGCAGTTGGTGCCGTTCATT
This DNA window, taken from Limisphaera ngatamarikiensis, encodes the following:
- a CDS encoding NUDIX hydrolase, producing MTTSSAPAEPTLLRLARRIQALAQNGLTYTEGVYDRERYTELLELAAELMALQSDTPVPVIRDLFLRQTGYATPKVDVRAAVFQADQVLLVQEDEDGLWTLPGGWADVNDAPSHAVRREVFEEAGLQVRVTKLAMVLDRSLHPHQPPFPFHVYKLFFLCEPTGGTLRPGTGIRQAGFFPRAGLPPLSLTRVLPEQIHRLFEHAANPALPTDFD
- a CDS encoding type II secretion system F family protein; translation: MPQFAYRARRRTGEVVEGVVEGPDRTAVLAQLERLGLFPVAVDATKAPASAQGRSEEAPSVLRRLWPSSWQEWRRRPRKPKLQELATFTQQLANLLQAGMPLTVALHSMTHLESRGIPAEVARQLRQEVMEGRSLSDAMAKQPAIFSDLYVNMVRAGEQSGALVEVLRRMAEHFERFAQVQARFSSALVYPAFVALVGVAIITFFMTYMLPKFLTMFEGMQVELPWMTRALVGLSHFFSGYWWLIVLVLVTVWIVFKRFQATEEGRRRIDQWKLNAPVFGRVVRLHLFATFARTLSTLLENGVPVLTALKITEQVIPNRLIKEAIARAREDVTDGKSLAQPLARSRLFPQLMVDLVRIGEETGDVPGALRNLADTYENELTLALRVMTNMIEPVMIIVMAVGVGFLLLSVLSAMFAITSNIAR
- a CDS encoding TIGR02710 family CRISPR-associated CARF protein, with amino-acid sequence MNTAEPKVRAVLASVGGTPDPLLKVLRHYQPEHVWYFCSPDSRATAEAVQAQLEWRPLARYIEVERYEELGPCYRELRRRIPEILREARVLPEEVLVDYTGGTKTMSAALVLAGIESFHRFGYVGGHQRDRQGLGAVIPGTEKRVEQCNPWHELAVRELEKVKELWDHHLYEPAADILKQTAPKVPKRRRFEAFASLASGLAARHRLDFSKANSLLHTALGRLELVYEGQEDHGLIAWARRCREICEACTEPANEELLLRELLDNALRTASQCRYEDAAARLYRAMELQGQIWLKTATGGLIVHGHCSAGDWSRLPEPLKAQPFCQPGEDGNVKLSMEQVFRALAVLDHPQARVVVADLDQGRKSRWRMATEKRNAGILAHGVKPVGKDGFEEMKALASEFLGFDLQKEANPIPAFRLEWLE
- the larE gene encoding ATP-dependent sacrificial sulfur transferase LarE, producing MFGLVPAEKLEALRARLREYGSCLIAYSGGVDSVFLAVVAHQTLGDRALAVIADSPSLPRQELAEALELARRFGFPVRVVRTREFENPQYLANPVDRCYFCKTELFEVLVPLARAEGFAVIVYGENASDVGDWRPGARAAAEHQVRAPLKEVGLTKSEIRALSAAMGLPTADKPQMACLSSRIPYGEAVTVEKLRMIEAAETVLRRLGFRDVRVRHHELPRPATGPASGGAGAPAGRLPVTGPALARIEVGPDELPLLWANGTAVKVAEALKAIGYQHVTVDLLGYRRGSLNEAVRPGNPGAGAGAGG
- a CDS encoding HAD family hydrolase, with amino-acid sequence MNDSRVELVSTDFDGTIFAEFEQPPLSPRFLDWIRRFQRAGGRWVINTGRDLGSLLEALARAGSPVWPDFLVLVEREVYIHEQGTYVEWAEWNRACHRAHNELFERVRPHVPELAAWVEERFQATVYADAWSPFCVVAAHAGDADAIEARARELCRRIPGLDYVRNDVYARFGHADYNKGTALTALARRLGLGPDRIFAAGDHYNDLPMLRPEVAGYLAAPANAVEAVQDAVRRAGGHVSSQPHGEGVVEALERLTNNGG
- a CDS encoding PulJ/GspJ family protein, yielding MKPHPLHRPSRAFTLVEAMLAVAILSLVVAAIYSSWTAILRASKVGLDAAAQAQRSRMALQTLEDALTTAQMSMLNADLYGFLARGGDEALLTFVARLPPSFPRSGRFGDLAVRRVIFKVEPGPENDRVLTLRQHPLVRDLDEDEENHPLILARGVRGLDLSFWDLQAGDWTEEWTRTNQLPPLVRIRLRLEPPGRQGGRQERVVTRVVAIPSRGLPPQFQMPRAGAPAVPGQPQVIPGGPGQPPVILAPNPAVPTPAPAVPGGRP
- a CDS encoding general secretion pathway protein GspK; this translates as MNLRIHPRPGRCGVALIIVMIVVLVLSILAGGFAYSMRVETKLARNAQSESELLWLGRSGVELARYVLGEQLALGCEPYDALNQVWAGGPGGLCTSNSPLAGVQLTDVQLGSGRFSVRIVDLERKFNINVADELILQHAFILMGVDPGEFPALVSAILDWVDPDDDTHLSGAESDYYQTLTPPYYAKNRPMEDLSELLMVRGITPELYWGPAATNAVAGRYVPRAEALGMVSSMVTPPVGLVDLFTTVSSGKININTAPVSTLQLVPFIDEGRAARIVMLRAGYDGIEGTEDDTPAGSPGLTLLDMLVSAGLSPAEATAAVRYLDQRSRTFEVTVEAEVNGVHRTFKAILGRNSPRDIQILSFYWQ
- a CDS encoding pilus assembly FimT family protein, with the protein product MNTRPDRPKALHRCGPVARLRAARFSGPGWTLVEIMIVVAILGIVMTMSIPAFSQLRRKENLRQAVADVVEVCSTARARAILGGRPVELWIRPQEKLLFVAGPVPETGAEEPRPSTTARLPATPGDEARSGLQARLPDSISLEMVDVNFVEFKDAELARVRFFPNGTCDELTLVLRSDRNEYRKISLEVTTALAQVETLGAR